A single Musa acuminata AAA Group cultivar baxijiao chromosome BXJ2-1, Cavendish_Baxijiao_AAA, whole genome shotgun sequence DNA region contains:
- the LOC135598826 gene encoding phosphatidylinositol 4-kinase alpha 1-like: MEALAELCDLVAQNPDLFADKLSWICSRCPPSLNRSTPGGASAVPPRVSRSQLHALVALVRLLSRCATAPASARAPLLDFLRVAPSVAFRPSFWPQAFSFDQISLFFSDLLRYTAQAADLSPDLSADLSAFFGGTVVAVVSILSGGGDGDPAIARTFLVAISRSCPPIGPAESERLVGCLLDQFASRGAEEATSVSSLSENSSSWSSSVQSTPSKGKTKDEDRETADDAASEVSSVTPMGNGSSGGIAGSGADQLISNEGPGVVRQDMVVFEEETVDRLEKQEIAFRLFGQMMDRNGAINSEHLEQVRKVATKQIKSLPAFLKVRKRDWREQGPQLKVRINTKLSCCQAAIVVQIKSLISLDSDGKSSKDLLRRTLALLLDAAEACIVSLWRKLKKCEELFSTLLSGISQIAVSRGGQLLRVLLIPLKPLVLTTCAQADMSGNNQGTMFETVTKLCCEIIEFGWSKDRALVDTFIMGLASCIRERNDYEEQDGKEKQAVPVVQLNVICLLADLSSSANKWEIVDMILPLFIESLEEGDASTPSLLRLRLLDAVSRIACLGFEKSYRETVVLMTRSYLDKLKNIGLTENKTLPSEATTERVETLPAGFLLVASRLTAAKLRSDYRHRLLSLCSDVGLAAESQSGRSGADFLGPLLPAIAEICSDFDPAANVEPSLLKLFRNLWFYIVLFGLAPPIQQNQIQTKPVSTSLNTVGSVSTIPLQAVAGPYMWNEEWSMAVRRIAKGTPPLVVSSVKWLEDELELNALHNPGSRRGSGNEKAAVAQRAALSAALGGRVEVAAMSTISGVKATYLLAVAFLEIIRFSCNGGLLSAEPSSTTSKSAFSCVFEYLLTPNLMPAVFQCLTAIVHRAFEAAVSWLEEKISDIGQEAEIRESVLSAHACYLIKNLSQRDEHVRDISVNLLTQLREKFPQVLWNSLCLDSLLFSGHNELPSIQVHDPAWLATIRSLYQKIAREWITTALSYAPCTTQGLLQENLCKPNALQRTQHASDVVSLLSEIRICTGKNDSWTGIRTANTPAVIYSAAAASGAKKEVSDGFILEVLSTAVVSATVKCNHAGEIAGMKRLYESIGGFQMGMSPGSLGLGLGQPMNVGLPSPQLNLKKESFSEILLSKFVHLLQQFVGTAEKGLVMDKTLFRETCSQATALLLSYLDAESKLNMEGFSQLLRLLCWCPAYISTPDAMETGIFIWTWLVSAAPSLGSLVLAELVDAWLWTIDTKRGLFASEMRNSGPAAKLRPHLVPGEPEAPEEKDPVEGLIAHRLWLGFFIDRFEVVRHDSMEQLLLLGRMLQGTMKSPSHFSHHPAAAGTFFTAMLLGLKFCSCQSQKNLQNSKMGLQLLEDRVFRASLSWFAYGPEWYETNSKSFAQSEAQSVSLFVHHLLNECVDSIPTDSSLKGRGRENELLNMTELSHPVWGHMDNYATGREKRKQLLLMLCQHECDRLEVWAQPLNMKDNISRPKIGSDKWIEHVRTAFSVDPRIAFSLTLRFPTNSHVMSEVTQLVQVHISEIRTIPEALPFFVTPKAIEENSVLLQQLPHWASCSITQALEFFSPPYKGHPRVMAYAMRVLESYPPERVTFFMPQLVQALRYDEGRLVESYLLRATQRSNIFAHILIWHLQGESCSQESGKDVDVVKSNSFQAILPVVRQKIIDGFTSEALDMFRREFDFFDKVTSISGVLFPLPKEERRAGIRRELEKISIDGDDLYLPTAPNKIVRGIQLDSGIPLQSAAKVPIMITFNVVDKDGDPNDVMPQACIFKVGDDCRQDVLALQVISLLRDVFEAVGLNLYLFPYGVLPTDYERGIIEVVPNTRSRNQMGETTDGGLYEIFQQDYGPVGSPTFEAAREMFMISSAGYAVASLLLQPKDRHNGNLLFDNKGRLVHIDFGFILETSPGNNMRFESAQFKLSHEMTQLLDPSGSMKSDTWSQFVSLCVKGYLAARRHMHGIVTTVLLMVDSGLPCFSRGDPIGNLRKRFHPEMSEREAANFMIRTCNDAYNKWTTAGYDLIQYLQQGIEK, from the exons ATGGAAGCCCTCGCGGAGCTCTGCGACCTCGTGGCGCAGAACCCCGACCTGTTCGCCGACAAGCTTTCTTGGATCTGTTCCCGCTGCCCTCCCTCCCTCAACCGGTCCACTCCCGGCGGCGCCTCCGCGGTCCCTCCTCGCGTATCTCGCTCCCAGCTCCACGCCCTCGTCGCCCTCGTCCGTCTTCTCTCACGGTGCGCCACCGCCCCCGCCTCTGCCCGTGCTCCCCTCCTCGACTTCCTCCGCGTCGCCCCGTCCGTCGCTTTCCGCCCCTCCTTCTGGCCCCAGGCCTTCTCCTTCGACCagatctccctcttcttctccgacCTCCTCCGGTACACAGCCCAGGCTGCCGACCTCTCACCCGACCTCTCCGCCGACCTCTCCGCCTTCTTTGGTGGAACCGTCGTTGCCGTTGTCTCCATCCTCAGCGGTGGCGGCGACGGAGACCCGGCCATCGCCCGCACCTTCCTCGTCGCCATCTCCAGGAGCTGCCCCCCGATCGGTCCCGCCGAGTCTGAGCGGCTCGTCGGATGCCTCCTCGACCAATTCGCCTCCCGCGGGGCCGAAGAGGCTACATCTGTTTCCTCACTCTCCGAGAACTCGTCGTCTTGGAGCTCCTCAGTGCAGAGCACGCCGTCGAAGGGGAAGACTAAAGATGAAGATCGGGAGACCGCTGACGACGCTGCGAGCGAGGTCTCCTCTGTGACTCCTATGGGGAATGGGAGCTCGGGTGGCATTGCAGGGAGCGGTGCAGATCAATTAATATCCAATGAGGGGCCGGGAGTGGTGAGGCAGGACATGGTGGTGTTTGAGGAGGAGACCGTGGACAGGTTAGAGAAGCAGGAGATCGCATTCAGGTTATTTGGACAGATGATGGATAGAAACGGGGCGATCAACTCCGAGCATTTAGAGCAGGTTAGAAAGGTGGCCACGAAACAGATCAAGTCTTTGCCAGCATTTCTAAAG GTTCGAAAACGTGACTGGAGAGAACAGGGTCCACAGCTGAAAGTTAGAATAAATACAAAGTTGTCCTGTTGTCAAGCAGCAATAGTAGTGCAGATTAAGAGCCTCATCTCTCTAGATTCAGATGGGAAATCTTCCAAAGATCTATTGCGTCGAACACTTGCCTTACTCCTGGATGCTGCAGAAGCTTGCATAGTCTCTTTATGGCGAAAATTGAAAAAATGTGAGGAGCTGTTCAGCACATTACTCAGTGGAATTAGCCAAATAGCTGTGTCTCGTGGGGGCCAGCTGTTGAGAGTGTTGCTCATTCCCCTGAAGCCACTTGTCCTGACCACCTGTGCTCAG GCTGATATGTCAGGAAACAATCAGGGAACTATGTTTGAGACTGTCACAAAGCTATGTTGTGAAATAATTGAGTTTGGATGGAGCAAAGATAGGGCTCTTGTTGACACTTTTATCATGGGTTTAGCTTCATGCATTCGGGAAAGGAATGACTATGAGGAGCAG GATGGGAAAGAAAAACAGGCTGTTCCTGTTGTCCAGCTGAATGTCATATGTCTCCTTGCTGACTTGAGCTCGTCAGCGAATAAGTGGGAAATCGTAGACATGATTTTGCCCCTCTTCATTGAGAGTCTTGAAGAGGGAGATGCTTCCACTCCAAGTTTATTACGTCTCCGA CTATTAGATGCCGTATCTCGCATAGCTTGTTTGGGTTTTGAGAAGTCCTATCGTGAGACGGTAGTTTTAATGACTAGAAGCTATTTGGATAAACTCAAGAATATTGGATTGACAGAAAACAAAACACTGCCCTCAGAAGCTACTACGGAGCGAGTAGAG ACACTTCCTGCAGGGTTTCTTCTGGTTGCCTCTCGTCTTACCGCCGCAAAACTAAGGTCTGACTACCGCCATAGGCTATTATCTTTATGCTCTGATGTGGGACTAGCTGCTGAATCACAAAGTGGAAG GAGTGGTGCCGATTTCTTAGGGCCATTACTGCCTGCAATTGCAGAAATCTGCTCTGACTTTGATCCTGCAGCCAATGTTGAGCCTTCTCTATTAAAGCTATTTCGAAACCTATGGTTCTATATTGTTTTGTTTGGCTTAGCACCTCCGATTCAACAAAATCAGATCCAAACAAAGCCAGTATCAACATCGTTAAATACTGTGGGAAGTGTTAGCACCATACCTCTTCAAGCTGTGGCTGGGCCATACATGTGGAATGAGGAATGGTCTATGGCTGTCCGACGCATTGCAAAAGGAACACCACCTCTG GTTGTTAGTTCAGTGAAATGGCTTGAAGATGAATTGGAGCTAAATGCACTTCACAACCCTGGAAGTCGTCGTGGCAGTGGTAACGAGAAAGCTGCTGTTGCTCAGAGAGCTGCCCTTTCTGCTGCATTAGGAGGACGAGTTGAGGTAGCAGCAATGAGCACAATTTCAG GTGTTAAGGCAACATATCTTCTTGCAGTAGCTTTTTTGGAGATAATACGGTTTAGTTGTAATGGTGGCTTACTCTCTGCTGAACCCTCTTCGACTACATCAAAAAGTGCGTTCAGTTGTGTGTTTGAGTATCTACTTACTCCAAACTTGATGCCTGCCGTGTTTCAATGCTTGACTGCAATCGTGCATAGGGCTTTTGAAGCAGCAGTATCATGGCTG GAGGAAAAAATATCTGATATAGGACAAGAAGCTGAAATAAGGGAATCGGTTCTTTCTGCTCATGCGTGCTATCTCATAAAGAATTTGTCACAAAGGGATGAACATGTCCGTGATATTAGTGTTAATTTGTTAACTCAGCTGAGAGAAAAGTTTCCACAG GTATTATGGAACTCTTTGTGCTTGGATTCACTTCTTTTTTCAGGTCATAATGAATTACCATCTATTCAAGTACATGATCCTGCTTGGCTTGCCACAATTCGCTCTTTATACCAAAAAATTGCTCGAGAATGGATCACTACTGCTCTTTCTTATGCTCCATGCACTACACAGGGTCTTCTACAG GAAAACCTATGCAAGCCGAATGCTTTGCAGAGGACACAACATGCATCAGATGTGGTTTCCCTTTTGTCTGAAATACGTATCTGTACAGGGAAGAACGATTCTTGGACTGGCATTAGGACGGCAAATACTCCAGCGGTTATATATTCTGCAGCAGCAGCATCAGGAGCCAAAAAGGAAGTATCGGATGGTTTTATTCTGGAAGTTCTTTCAACTGCTGTTGTGAGTGCGACAGTTAAGTGCAACCATGCTGGGGAGATTGCTGGTATGAAAAGGCTATATGAGAGTATTGGGGGTTTTCAGATGGGCATGTCTCCAGGAAGTCTGGGACTTGGTCTTGGTCAACCCATGAATGTAGGGTTACCCTCTCCGCAATTAAATCTTAAAAAGGAATCATTCAGCGAAATTCTTCTTTCGAAGTTTGTTCATCTGCTTCAGCAATTTGTTGGTACTGCTGAGAAAGGATTAGTGATGGATAAGACATTATTTCGTGAAACATGCTCTCAGGCAACTGCATTACTTCTGTCATACTTG GATGCTGAGTCTAAATTGAACATGGAAGGATTTTCACAACTATTACGGCTTCTTTGCTGGTGTCCTGCTTACATCTCTACACCAGATGCGATGGAGACTGGAATATTTATCTGGACATGGCTGGTTTCTGCTGCACCTTCGCTGGGATCTCTTGTCCTCGCAGAGCTTGTTGATGCCTGGCTGTGGACAATAGATACAAAACGTGGATTGTTTGCATCAGAGATGAGAAATTCTGGTCCTGCTGCAAAATTGAGGCCGCATCTTGTTCCTGGTGAGCCTGAAGCACCAGAAGAAAAAGATCCTGTAGAAGGGCTAATTGCGCATAGGCTCTGGCTTGGTTTCTTCATTGACCGTTTTGAG GTTGTTCGACATGACAGTATGGAGCAACTTCTGCTTCTAGGCCGAATGTTGCAAGGGACAATGAAATCTCCTTCACATTTTTCTCACCATCCTGCTGCTGCTGGCACCTTCTTCACAGCAATGCTTCTTGGATTGAAGTTCTGCTCATGCCAGTCACAGAAAAATTTGCAGAATTCCAAGATGGGCCTTCAATTGTTGGAGGATAGGGTTTTCCG TGCATCCTTGAGCTGGTTTGCTTATGGGCCTGAGTGGTATGAAACAAATAGTAAGAGTTTTGCTCAAAGTGAAGCCCAATCTGTTTCATTATTTGTccatcatcttttgaacgaatGCGTGGATAGCATTCCAACTGATTCATCATTGAAAGGACGAGGACGTGAGAATGAATTGTTGAATATG ACGGAACTATCCCATCCTGTATGGGGACATATGGATAACTATGCTACTGGGCGAGAAAAGCGCAAACAGTTGCTTCTTATGCTTTGCCAGCATGAATGTGACAGGCTTGAAGTCTGGGCGCAACCCTTAAATATGAA AGACAACATATCTCGTCCTAAAATTGGCTCAGATAAATGGATTGAGCATGTAAGAACTGCATTTTCTGTGGATCCCCGCATTGCTTTCTCCTTGACATTGAGGTTCCCTACAAATTCACATGTGATGTCTGAAGTAACTCAGTTGGTACAA GTGCACATATCAGAGATTCGTACTATACCTGAAGCATTACCATTTTTTGTCACTCCAAAGGCAATCGAAGAGAACTCAGTATTGCTGCAGCAATTACCACATTGGGCTTCTTGTTCCATCACTCAGGCTCTTGAATTTTTCAGTCCTCCATATAAGGGCCATCCACGTGTGATGGCTTATGCCATGAGAGTTCTAGAGTCCTATCCACCGGAACGTGTGACATTTTTCATGCCACAGCTGGTACAAGCTCTACGATATGATGAAGGG AGGTTAGTTGAAAGCTATTTGCTTCGAGCTACTCAAAGAAGTAACATATTTGCTCATATCTTGATATGGCATCTTCAG GGTGAGTCATGTTCGCAAGAATCTGGAAAAGATGTTGATGTGGTCAAG AGTAATTCCTTTCAAGCAATACTTCCTGTCGTCAGACAGAAAATTATTGATGGTTTCACCTCTGAGGCCCTTGACATGTTTCGGAGAGAGTTTGACTTTTTTGACAAAGTCACATCTATTTCTGGTGTTCTCTTTCCACTACCAAAGGAGGAACGCAGAGCTGGTATCAGAAG AGAGCTGGAGAAAATTAGTATTGATGGTGATGATCTCTATTTACCTACTGCTCCAAATAAAATTGTTCGGGGCATTCAGTTGGATAGTGGGATTCCCCTTCAATCAGCAGCAAAAGTTCCTATAATGATTACATTTAATGTTGTTGATAAAGATGGGGATCCTAATGATGTAATGCCACAGGCCTGTATTTTTAAG GTTGGAGATGATTGCCGACAAGATGTTCTTGCGCTTCAAGTGATTTCTTTGCTTAGGGATGTATTTGAAGCAGTTGGGTTAAACCTGTATCTGTTTCCTTATGGTGTTCTGCCAACTGATTATGAGAGGGGCATAATTGAG GTTGTTCCTAATACACGGAGTAGAAACCAAATGGGGGAGACTACTGACGGTGGTTTATATGAGATTTTTCAACAAGATTATGGACCTGTAGGTTCTCCCACTTTTGAGGCTGCACGTGAAATGTTTATGATCAGCAGTGCTGGCTATGCTGTTGCCAGCCTCCTACTTCAACCAAAGGATCGACATAATGGCAATCTTCTCTTTGACAA CAAGGGAAGGCTTGTTCACATAGATTTTGGGTTTATATTAGAAACGTCGCCAGGTAACAATATGAGATTCGAAAGTGCTCAGTTCAAACTGAGTCACGAGATGACTCAACTGCTTGACCCTTCTGGGTCAATGAAGAGTGATACCTGGAGCCAGTTTGTCAG cTTGTGTGTGAAAGGATACCTTGCTGCACGGCGGCATATGCATGGAATTGTTACGACCGTACTTTTGATGGTAGACAGTGGTCTACCATGCTTCAGCAGGGGAGACCCCATAGGAAACCTGAGGAAGAGATTTCACCCCGAGATGAGTGAGCGCGAAGCTGCAAACTTCATGATAAGGACATGCAACGATGCCTACAACAAGTGGACCACGGCAGGCTATGACTTGATTCAGTATTTGCAGCAAGGAATTGAAAAGTAG
- the LOC103990752 gene encoding large ribosomal subunit protein uL15c, with the protein MAALLSLSTTTPAAPHIRLPASPFKGNIKILWPSLPSLSASKSCLVLRSGPQRAMVVCSAATGTPDPEASAPLGRFRLNNLGPQPGSKRKNKRKGRGIAAGQGNSCGFGMRGQKSRSGPGVRKGFEGGQMPLYRRIPKLRGIAGGMHAGLPKFVPVNLKDIEDAGFEEGDEVSLESLKAKGLINPSGRERRLPLKILGDGALSVKVNVKARAFSAAAKEKLEAAGCTLTALPGRKKWVKPSVAKNLARADEYFARKRAAAAGGGSE; encoded by the exons ATGGCCGCCCTCCTCAGCCTCTCCACCACGACGCCCGCCGCCCCCCACATCCGCTTGCCTGCTTCTCCCTtcaag GGTAACATCAAGATTCTGTGGCCCTCGTTACCATCTCTCTCTGCGTCAAAATCTTGCCTTGTTCTCCGAAGTGGGCCGCAGCGAGCTATGGTTGTGTGCAGTGCCGCCACCGGCACTCCCGATCCTGAGGCCTCGGCGCCCTTGGGCCGCTTCCGGCTCAACAACCTGGGCCCGCAGCCCGGTTCGAAGAGGAAGAACAAGCGGAAGGGTAGGGGAATCGCCGCCGGGCAGGGGAACAGCTGCGGGTTCGGCATGCGGGGTCAGAAATCGAGGTCCGGGCCCGGCGTCCGCAAGGGCTTCGAAGGAGGGCAGATGCCGCTCTACCGCCGCATCCCCAAGCTTCGCGGGATCGCTGGAG GCATGCATGCGGGTTTACCAAAGTTTGTACCTGTCAACTTAAAAGACATAGAAGACGCTGGGTTTGAAGAGGGAGACGAAGTCTCATTAGAATCATTAAAAGCAAAAGGCTTGATCAATCCATCTGGCAGGGAGAGACGCTTACCATTAAAG ATCCTTGGAGATGGGGCTTTGTCTGTCAAGGTGAACGTAAAGGCACGTGCCTTTTCGGCAGCGGCTAAAGAGAAGTTAGAAGCTGCTGGTTGCACACTGACTGCATTACCTGGTCGGAAGAAGTGGGTAAaaccatcagtagcaaagaatctTGCTCGTGCAGACGAGTACTTTGCAAGGAAAAGAGCAGCGGCTGCCGGTGGTGGTAGCGAGTGA